The following is a genomic window from Candidatus Eisenbacteria bacterium.
CAGGAGCGTCGCTTCGAGAAGGGCGATCGTCAGCTTGTCGACGCGCACCGCGCGCATCATCGGCGAGCGGCGGATCCGGCCGAGCTCTTCCTCTCGGCCGAGGATGATCCCCGCCTGCACCGATCCGAGCAGCTTGTCCCCGCTCATCGTGAGGACCGCCGGCCCGCGCGCCAGCTCCTCGCGCGCCGTCGGCTCCCCGTCCGGCCCGGTGCGGGCGAAGGCGCCGCTTCCGAGATCGTAGAGAACGGGAATCCCGCGCTCCGCGCCGAGAGCGGCGAGCTCGGACGGCGGCACGTCGGACGTGTATCCTTCCAAACGAAAGTTCGAGAGATGAACCTTCATGAGGAGGGCCGTCTCGGGGGTGATCGCCCTCCTGTAGTCTTCGACGCGGGTCCGGTTCGTCGTGCCCACCTCCACAAGACGCGCCCCGCTCGCGGACATGATCTCCGGAAGGCGGAAGCTGCCTCCGATCTCGATCAGCTCTCCGCGCGAGACGATCACCTCCTTGCCGGAGGCGAGTGCGTGAAGGGAGACGAGGACCGCCGCCGCGTTGTTGTTCGCGACGAGCGCCGCTTCCGCGCCGGTGAGCTCGCGGAGCAGCCTCTCCGCGTGGACGTAGCGGGACCCGCGCGTTCCTTCCCCGAGATCGAACTCGAGGTTGGAATAGCGAACGGCGACCTCGCGCGCGCGGTCGAAGAGCTCCTCGGCGAGAGGCGCGCGCCCGAGGTTCGTGTGGATCACGATTCCCGTCGCGTTCACGACGCGCCGAAGGCTCGGCCGAAGACGCCGCTCCGCGGCCGAGAGGATCCGTCCTCGATAGGTCTCGGCGAGGGGAAGATCGCTCTCCGCGGGACCGCGTCCCTTCCGCAGCTCGTCCCGCACCTCGTCGAGCGCCTCGCGGACCGCCTCCACCGCGACCGCGCGCGGGAACCGGCTGATCGCTTCCTCAATCGATGGATCCGAGAGGAGTCGCTCCACCGAGGGGATGTGCCGGAAATGAGCCGATCGGTCTTTCCTCATGACGTACCTCGCCCCTTCGAAGGATCGCGCGGGCAATGGTACAGACCGCGCCCCGAGCGGTCAACCGCGGTACCCGTATCAAGTACAGGCCCAAGAGGATGGACAATCACGCCTCCGGCGGGAACGAGGAGCTTCGAAGCGAGACCGCCCCCTCGTCCGGTTCTCAGCGTCCGCCTATTGGAAACGCCACCGCGGCGGGTGAGCGGGGCAGGAAGATGTGGATCCGATCCAGCGAAGACGGAAAGCCGGAGCCGGGGGGCAGGGTCGCTTGCTCAAACATGCCGCGCGCGGCGCGCGGCAACTCGCCGCCGAGCCCTACCCCCCGTCTCCGGAGGAAGACAGATCGCGTCGTCCGGGACCCGCAGTGGTTGCATCATCGGACGGCGGGTCTCTCCTTCGCGCCGCATGCGCGAAGGAGCTTCCTCGCCACCCCGTCGCTCTTCGCGACGAGGAGCCCCGGCTCGGTCGTGTCGGAGGCTGTCCGCTCGATGCTCGCGAGTCGCCGAGCCTTGGTCGCTGCGCTTCTCGCGGACACCTGCCGCCGCCACCCGCCGTGGTTGCATCGTCGATCTAAGAGACAACCCTGACGGTGCG
Proteins encoded in this region:
- a CDS encoding L-seryl-tRNA(Sec) selenium transferase, whose product is MRKDRSAHFRHIPSVERLLSDPSIEEAISRFPRAVAVEAVREALDEVRDELRKGRGPAESDLPLAETYRGRILSAAERRLRPSLRRVVNATGIVIHTNLGRAPLAEELFDRAREVAVRYSNLEFDLGEGTRGSRYVHAERLLRELTGAEAALVANNNAAAVLVSLHALASGKEVIVSRGELIEIGGSFRLPEIMSASGARLVEVGTTNRTRVEDYRRAITPETALLMKVHLSNFRLEGYTSDVPPSELAALGAERGIPVLYDLGSGAFARTGPDGEPTAREELARGPAVLTMSGDKLLGSVQAGIILGREEELGRIRRSPMMRAVRVDKLTIALLEATLLQYLDPERVFERVPVLRLISRPPHAIRQDAERLREKVLARLPEGADAEIVEGESEAGGGAIGQPPIPTFLLAISFERVAPDDLAAGLRAFDPPVIVRVKSDRVVVDPRTLFPEEIDLVADAIVRVASSLGERASGGEKE